From the Scomber japonicus isolate fScoJap1 chromosome 8, fScoJap1.pri, whole genome shotgun sequence genome, the window AGTTATTTGTTCAATAAGTGAGGATGTTCCTTTTGTTTTATCGCCATCTTTACAAGACAAAATGTATTCGTTACTAACAAAGTCGCCTCTGGACAGAGAGAACCAGTCTCACTATATCGTAACAGTAGTTGCAAAAGACTGTGGCCAGCCCTCGTTATCATCTGAAATGACGATAAGCGTTGTGGTGTCAGATGTGAATGACAACAGGCCAGAGTTTTCACAGAGTCCCTACACTTTCTATGTGACCGAGGGAAATGATCCAGGAGCCTCTGTGTTTTCAGTTAAAGCTTTTGATCGTGATGAGAACAACAATGCGGAAGTTTCCTATCATATTTTCAGAGATGGAAGCGAAGAAAATAAATTGGCTTCATTTCTAAACATAAATATTGAGAATGGAGATATTCTGGCACTAAAAAGTTTTGACTTTGAAACTCTGAAAACGTTCCACTTCCAAGTTGTCGCCACTGATTCTGGAACTCCGTCACTAAGCAGCAACGTCACAGTGAACGTGTTCATTCTGGATCAGAACGACAACGCTCCAGTCATCCTGTATCCAGTCAGCTCCAACGGCTCTGCTGAAGGTGTGGAGGAGATTCCCCGCAATGTCAACGCAGGACACTTGGTGACTAAAGTCAGAGCCTATGACGCTGATATAGGATATAACGGCTGGTTACTGTTTTCACTGCAGGAAGTTACTGACCACACTCTCTTTGGTTTGGACCGCTATACAGGACAGATCAGAACACTTCGCTCATTCACAGAGACAGACGAGGCTGAGCATAAACTGGTCATACTGGTGAAAGACAATGGCAACGTTTCCCTCTCGGCAACAGCTACTGTGATTGTCAAAGTTGTGGAGCCCAAAGAAGCTTTTGCAGCTTCTGATGTTAAAAGTGCAGCAAAAGATGAGGAGGGGAATGACGTGACTTTTTATCTGATGATAACTTTGGGCTCAGTGTCTGTACTTTTTATCATCAGCATTGTTGTTCTGATTGCAATGCAGTGCTCAAAATCCCCAGACTATACATCCAAGTATTTACAAGAGACAAATTATGATGGGACACTGTGTCACAGCATCCAGTACAGATCAGGAGACAAACGCTACATGTTAGTTGGACCCAGGATGAGTATAGGATCTACTATAGTCCCAGGCAGCCATGCAAATACTCTAGTGCTTCCTGACAGGAGACGGGCATCTGGAGAGGTAAGAGCAATCAATATCTACAATATTACAATTGCcggtatatttattttacacattatgtAATAATTTTATGGCAATCTAAACAGATTAATAAAACCTGACGTCAAGTAATATAGGATTGATATTTATACACTATATTAAGGAGAAATACAAATGGCTCTTGCCTGCAGCAGCTGTCAGTGAATTGCATTTTAACCACGTGTTGCTTGATCGCCCTCATGTAGAAATATGCTGAATGTGGTTGTTGTCTGTGGTGGTGACATTTAAGAAGTATTTACCCTTCAAGTCAATCTTTTATAACAACAACATaatttcatgtgtttaaaaagcATAATCTCtatcttgtcttgttttttttcttgtattttcttttcttcatacTATTTGTATGAAGAAAACTTGTATTCTTCTTGAGCGATAGTTTAGGATATGCATGTAATGCTAAGGCGGGTCTCTATAACATTAAAGTATGAAGGATCTGTGTGACAATACATGTAGTTTAATCTTACCCGCCGACCTCTGAGTTCAAGGGGAGTGTCGCTATCCGTGGTACTGAAAGCATTTTAAAGCTATTTCTCATTGGGTGTGATAGAAAAACGATAATGGCTTTTTGGAGAGGCAACTGTTTGGGACTCAAGTCCTCTTTCGCTTCATAAAAATTACTTCAAACGCATCTCttcaaatattatatattaatattagtgTCTTTTCTGTCTGCAGTTTTTTCGTAgttgtaaaacattttattttactttattgtttGTATTCCAACAGGGCTGCAATAATGTTCTGGATCGCGTGGTGTCGGTAAAATTGTAGATAATGTCTAGCTTTTCGTCGTCACCATTAGATCCAACCCTGTATTTTGGCATTACGTGCAAAGGGCTTGAACACTAAACTAGCCCTGTATCATTCCCTGCGCTGGGTTGGTGATGCTGGCAAAGGAATACGGTTGAATATTATTTATTGACCATAACATTAAAGATCACGGATTTTTTCTTGTAAAGAATGGAACAAAGCGGCCGGCAGGCGAGGATAGAGCGATGGAGATGCGTCGCCTTCATGGTTGCTTTGGTAACGTTTTGGAGTGACGCCTCGGCTCAAATCAGATATTCCATTTCTGAAGAGGTGAAAGAAGGGAGTGTTGTTGGAAACATTGCGAAAGACTTAGGAATTGAAAAGGCTACGCTGAAAGATAGAGAATATCGCATTGTTGGCAGTTCGGCGGAACCGCTTTTTCATGTGAATATGGACGACGGTATCCTGTACGTGAGTAGGAAAGTAGACAGGGAAGAGATCTGTGAGCGAAGCAACGCATGTATCATTAACCTTAAAACTGTGCTTGAAAATCCTCTAGAAATCCATTATGTGGCCATAGAAGTGATAGATGTAAACGACCACTCCCCCGTCtttccagagagagagaaaagactgGAGATATTTGAATCAACATCACCGGGAGCGAGGTTCCAGCTCCAACCTGCGCGTGATCCAGATGGTGGCCAGTTTTCTATTCAGCAGTATAAACTGAGCCACAGTGATCACTTTCGTTTGGAAGTTAAGGAAAGAGGCGAAGACCGTAAGATGCCCTTTCTGATTTTACAGAAGCAGTTAGACAGGGAGACTATGAGAGAACACAAGCTTATGCTTACAGCTGTTGATGGAGGGAGACCGGCGAGGTCTGGAACAATAGAAATACTAATTGAGGTGCTTGATGTTAATGACAATTCACCAGTTTTTACGAAAGATGTATATTCTGCTGTCTTAAATGAAAACGCAGCTCATGGCACGTTAGTTGTTCTGGTCAATGCTACAGATTTGGATGAGGGTGCAAACGGCGAAATTGTTTACTCATTTGGCAAGGAAATGGATATGTCCGTGCAGAAGCTATTTAACATTGACCCAGGTACTGGCGAAGTTAAAGTGACTGGTTTAATTGAttttgaagaaaatgaaagCTATGAAATTGATATACAAGCTTCGGATAAGGGCATTATCCCCCTTTCAACAGACAAAACTGTGATAATAAAGGTAATCGATCTTAACGACAATCACCCGGAGATTGAAGTTACATCATTTTCCAAATCGGTTCCTGAGGATTCTAGAATTGGAACGACCGTAGCTTTGATAAGCGTCAATGATTTGGATTCAGGTGCCAATGGAAAAGTTTCTTGCATTTTACGTGATGACGTTCCTTTCGCTATATCTCCATCCTTGCAAGATAATATGTATGCCATCGTGACAAAATCACAACTGGACAGGGAAGAACAGTCTTTTTATGAACTTACAATTGTTGCAAAGGACACTGGTGAGCCATCACTGTCATCTGAAAAAACAATAAGTGTGGTTGTTTCAGATGTGAACGATAACAGACCGCAATTTTTACTGAGC encodes:
- the LOC128363138 gene encoding protocadherin alpha-3-like; amino-acid sequence: MEQSGRQARIERWRCVAFMVALVTFWSDASAQIRYSISEEVKEGSVVGNIAKDLGIEKATLKDREYRIVGSSAEPLFHVNMDDGILYVSRKVDREEICERSNACIINLKTVLENPLEIHYVAIEVIDVNDHSPVFPEREKRLEIFESTSPGARFQLQPARDPDGGQFSIQQYKLSHSDHFRLEVKERGEDRKMPFLILQKQLDRETMREHKLMLTAVDGGRPARSGTIEILIEVLDVNDNSPVFTKDVYSAVLNENAAHGTLVVLVNATDLDEGANGEIVYSFGKEMDMSVQKLFNIDPGTGEVKVTGLIDFEENESYEIDIQASDKGIIPLSTDKTVIIKVIDLNDNHPEIEVTSFSKSVPEDSRIGTTVALISVNDLDSGANGKVSCILRDDVPFAISPSLQDNMYAIVTKSQLDREEQSFYELTIVAKDTGEPSLSSEKTISVVVSDVNDNRPQFLLSPYTFYMTENNGLTIPIFSVRASDLDDGDNAHISYHIPRDSSRDSAGLILNINSENGDIVALKSFDFETLKTFHFQVVATDSGTPSLSSNVTVNVFILDQNDNAPVILYPVSSNGSAEGVEEIPRNVNAGHLVTKVRAYDADIGYNGWLLFSLQEVTDHTLFGLDRYTGQIRTLRSFTETDEAEHKLVILVKDNGNVSLSATATVIVKVVEPKEAFAASDVKSAAKDEEGNDVTFYLMITLGSVSVLFIISIIVLIAMQCSKTTDYTSKYLQETNYDGTLCHSIQYRSGDKRYMLVGPRMSIGSTIVPGSHANTLVLPDRRRTVDEVRQF
- the LOC128362746 gene encoding protocadherin alpha-8-like codes for the protein MEQRGCEARGARRRWIGYVVAVLLWSVTSAQLRYSISEEVKEGTVVGNIANDLGLDKITLKDRKYRIVSSAVEPLFHVDQNNGILYVSRKIDREDVCERSSTCLINLKTVLENPLEVHYVGVEVVDINDHSPSFTEKEKTLEISESVLPGVRIPLKASRDPDGGLFSVQQYKLSTNDHFRLEVKDKGEDGKIPILIVQKSLDREAARSHSLVLTALDGGKPPKSGDMNILINVLDVNDNVPVFTKDVYSVMLDENAPIGTTVIQVNATDLDDGLNGEVVYSFSNSVSHRLLNIFDINPSTGEIIVKDSIDYEEKDRYEIEIQASDKGFAPLATQKSVIIKIVDVNDNAPEIEVTSFSSAIPEDSRPGTTVALISVNDLDSGLNGKVICSISEDVPFVLSPSLQDKMYSLLTKSPLDRENQSHYIVTVVAKDCGQPSLSSEMTISVVVSDVNDNRPEFSQSPYTFYVTEGNDPGASVFSVKAFDRDENNNAEVSYHIFRDGSEENKLASFLNINIENGDILALKSFDFETLKTFHFQVVATDSGTPSLSSNVTVNVFILDQNDNAPVILYPVSSNGSAEGVEEIPRNVNAGHLVTKVRAYDADIGYNGWLLFSLQEVTDHTLFGLDRYTGQIRTLRSFTETDEAEHKLVILVKDNGNVSLSATATVIVKVVEPKEAFAASDVKSAAKDEEGNDVTFYLMITLGSVSVLFIISIVVLIAMQCSKSPDYTSKYLQETNYDGTLCHSIQYRSGDKRYMLVGPRMSIGSTIVPGSHANTLVLPDRRRASGEVRAPTSEFKGSVAIRGLQ